A region of Sporosarcina sp. FSL W7-1349 DNA encodes the following proteins:
- a CDS encoding aminotransferase class I/II-fold pyridoxal phosphate-dependent enzyme, giving the protein MGTLIQHRAPIMEALNEYKAARVVPFDVPGHKRGRGNPALADFLGEKALSFDVNSMKPLDNLCHPVSVIREAEQLAAEAFGAKHAFFMVNGTTSAVQAMVMTACKAGEKIIMPRNVHRSAINALILSGAVPVYVNPGVNSKLGIPLGMSVDDVKQAILENPDAKAILINNPTYYGICSNLQAITDLAHEHDMLVLVDEAHGTHFYFGEDLPASAMSVGADMASVSMHKSGGSLTQSSFLLINNEIGEGYTRQIINLTQTTSGSYLLLSSLDISRRNLALHGKETFRKVTEMAQYTRDEINKIDGYYAFSKELIDGDTVYDYDVTKLSVHTIDIGLAGVEVYDILRDEYDIQIEFGDLANLLAYISVGDRQLDLERLVAALGEIKRRYSRDKSNLFDHEYIKPIIAETPQTAFYASKKTLPIAESAGHVASEFVMAYPPGIPILAPGERITEEIVAYIDYCKEKGCFLTGTEDSRIEFINVLKEEVEA; this is encoded by the coding sequence ATGGGAACTCTTATACAACATAGAGCCCCTATTATGGAAGCCTTGAATGAATACAAAGCAGCGCGGGTCGTCCCGTTCGATGTGCCGGGCCACAAGCGCGGCCGCGGAAATCCTGCCTTGGCCGACTTTTTGGGCGAAAAAGCATTGTCCTTCGATGTCAACTCGATGAAACCGCTCGACAACTTATGCCATCCCGTGTCGGTCATCCGGGAGGCGGAACAATTGGCTGCCGAGGCTTTCGGGGCAAAGCATGCGTTCTTTATGGTGAATGGCACGACTTCCGCGGTCCAAGCGATGGTCATGACCGCCTGCAAAGCGGGGGAAAAGATTATCATGCCGCGCAATGTCCATCGCAGCGCCATCAATGCACTCATATTGAGCGGCGCCGTTCCGGTCTACGTTAATCCTGGGGTGAATAGCAAGCTCGGAATCCCGCTCGGCATGTCCGTGGATGACGTAAAGCAGGCAATCTTGGAAAATCCGGATGCCAAGGCAATTTTGATCAACAACCCTACCTATTACGGCATCTGTTCCAATTTACAGGCCATCACCGATTTGGCGCATGAACATGACATGCTCGTGCTTGTCGATGAAGCCCATGGGACCCACTTCTATTTCGGGGAGGACCTCCCTGCTTCCGCGATGTCCGTCGGTGCGGACATGGCGTCCGTTAGCATGCACAAATCAGGGGGTTCATTGACGCAAAGTTCGTTTTTATTAATCAATAATGAGATTGGCGAAGGATACACCCGGCAAATCATCAACTTGACTCAAACGACGAGCGGTTCTTATCTATTGCTCTCCTCCCTCGACATTTCACGGAGGAATCTGGCGCTTCACGGAAAAGAGACATTCCGCAAAGTGACAGAGATGGCTCAGTACACTCGGGATGAAATCAATAAGATCGACGGCTATTACGCGTTTTCTAAAGAATTGATCGACGGCGATACGGTGTACGATTACGACGTGACCAAATTATCCGTACATACGATTGACATCGGACTCGCCGGCGTTGAAGTATATGATATTTTACGCGACGAGTACGATATCCAGATTGAATTCGGGGATCTTGCCAATCTGCTGGCCTATATTTCGGTCGGGGATCGCCAGCTCGACTTGGAACGCCTCGTAGCCGCCTTGGGTGAAATCAAAAGACGGTACTCGCGGGACAAAAGCAATTTATTCGACCATGAATACATTAAGCCGATTATTGCGGAGACACCCCAGACGGCATTCTATGCGTCAAAGAAGACATTGCCGATTGCGGAAAGCGCCGGTCATGTTGCAAGCGAATTCGTCATGGCCTACCCGCCCGGCATCCCGATTCTCGCTCCCGGCGAACGAATCACCGAAGAAATCGTTGCGTATATCGATTATTGCAAAGAAAAAGGTTGTTTCCTCACCGGTACCGAAGATAGCCGTATCGAATTCATCAATGTATTGAAAGAGGAGGTCGAGGCATGA
- the nspC gene encoding carboxynorspermidine decarboxylase, protein MNFDVHAIPSPSYVVDEGLLIQNLEKLKSVIDRTGCKILLAQKGFSMFSVYPLVGKYLNGVTSSGLLEARLGYEEMGKEVHTYAPAFSEVEFHDIMKYSDHIVFNSFRQWKQFKERVRNYPKKIDCGIRINPEYSEIEVDLYNPCFAYSRFGVTLDQFEPDQLDGISGLHFHTMCEQNSDTLERTIQVIDEKFGKYLKDMKWINFGGGHHITRSDYDMETLIRSIQFMQDKYGLEVYLEPGEAIALNTGFLVATVMDTMYNGMPIAILDTSATCHMPDVLEMPYRPEIIGAGKPGEKAHTIRLGGTTCLAGDVIGDYSFDEPLKPGDKLVFCDMAHYSMVKNNTFNGMNLPSIVLNTVDDGIQVIKEFGYEDFKERLS, encoded by the coding sequence TTGAATTTTGATGTACACGCAATCCCCTCCCCCTCTTATGTGGTGGACGAAGGATTGCTCATCCAGAACTTGGAGAAACTGAAATCCGTCATAGACCGAACCGGCTGCAAGATTTTACTTGCCCAAAAAGGATTTTCGATGTTTTCCGTCTATCCACTCGTCGGAAAGTATTTAAACGGCGTCACATCCAGCGGTTTGTTGGAGGCGCGTCTCGGCTATGAGGAAATGGGCAAAGAGGTGCATACGTATGCACCTGCCTTTTCCGAAGTCGAATTCCATGACATCATGAAATACTCCGATCATATCGTCTTTAATTCCTTCCGCCAATGGAAGCAATTCAAAGAGCGGGTTCGGAACTATCCGAAAAAGATCGATTGCGGCATTCGCATCAACCCGGAATATTCGGAAATCGAAGTCGATTTGTATAACCCATGCTTCGCCTACTCCCGTTTCGGGGTGACGCTCGACCAATTCGAACCCGACCAATTGGATGGCATCAGCGGACTTCATTTCCATACGATGTGCGAGCAAAACTCGGATACACTGGAGAGGACAATTCAAGTCATTGATGAGAAGTTCGGCAAGTATTTGAAGGACATGAAGTGGATCAATTTCGGCGGAGGGCATCATATTACGAGATCCGACTATGACATGGAGACGCTCATCCGCTCGATTCAATTCATGCAGGACAAATACGGCCTAGAAGTGTATTTGGAACCTGGTGAAGCGATTGCTCTGAATACGGGATTCCTTGTGGCAACTGTGATGGACACGATGTATAATGGCATGCCGATCGCCATCCTGGACACATCCGCCACTTGCCATATGCCGGACGTCTTGGAAATGCCGTATCGTCCGGAAATCATTGGCGCGGGCAAGCCCGGAGAAAAGGCGCATACAATCCGCCTTGGCGGAACGACCTGCCTTGCCGGAGATGTCATCGGGGACTATTCCTTTGACGAGCCGCTGAAACCGGGAGACAAGCTCGTGTTCTGCGATATGGCCCATTATTCCATGGTGAAGAACAATACGTTCAACGGCATGAACTTGCCGTCGATCGTCTTGAACACGGTCGACGACGGCATTCAAGTTATCAAGGAATTCGGATACGAGGATTTTAAAGAACGCTTGTCGTGA
- the speB gene encoding agmatinase: MLNRNIETFIGCDNEYEESGIVIFGAPFDSTTSFRPGTRFASKAMRGDSFGIETYSPYQDKDLEDIAIFDGGDLELSFGNTERALSQIEEFTANVLSDGKIPCMIGGEHLVTLGTMRAIAKQYPDVHVIQFDAHADLRDDYLGETLSHATVIHRVWDLLGDDRIYQFGIRSGDRSEFEWGKDRVYTNRFNFNGLLDVIGKLKGKPIYLTIDLDVLDPSVFPGTGTPEAGGVCFMDLLQAILQVSELNIVGCDVNELSPFYDQSGVSTAVACKVLRELLLAIGSKN, from the coding sequence ATGTTGAACCGAAACATTGAAACTTTCATCGGCTGTGATAATGAATATGAAGAATCGGGCATCGTCATTTTCGGCGCCCCCTTCGACTCGACGACCTCCTTCCGTCCCGGCACCCGCTTCGCCAGCAAAGCGATGCGCGGCGATTCGTTCGGAATCGAGACGTACAGCCCCTATCAGGATAAAGATTTGGAGGATATCGCCATATTCGATGGCGGCGACCTGGAACTGAGCTTCGGCAATACGGAACGGGCACTCAGCCAAATCGAAGAATTCACGGCAAACGTCTTATCTGACGGCAAAATTCCGTGCATGATCGGCGGCGAGCATCTCGTCACATTGGGGACGATGCGAGCCATCGCCAAGCAATATCCGGATGTACATGTCATCCAATTCGATGCGCATGCCGACTTGCGGGATGACTATTTAGGCGAGACATTATCGCATGCAACGGTCATCCACCGAGTTTGGGACTTGCTCGGAGACGACCGAATCTACCAATTCGGCATTCGCTCAGGCGACCGGAGTGAATTCGAATGGGGCAAAGATCGGGTCTATACAAATCGCTTTAATTTTAATGGCCTGCTCGATGTCATTGGGAAATTGAAAGGAAAACCGATCTACCTGACAATCGACTTGGACGTGCTCGATCCGTCCGTCTTCCCAGGAACCGGGACACCGGAAGCGGGCGGCGTCTGTTTCATGGATTTATTGCAAGCGATTCTTCAAGTAAGTGAATTGAATATCGTCGGTTGCGATGTCAATGAACTATCCCCGTTTTATGATCAAAGCGGCGTTTCGACAGCAGTTGCATGCAAAGTGCTGAGGGAATTGCTGTTGGCGATCGGATCAAAAAACTAA
- the speE gene encoding polyamine aminopropyltransferase, with amino-acid sequence MNLWFTEHHSPNVKFSIKVDKHLYSGQSDFQKIDILQTPEFGRVLTLDGLVMCTEKDEFIYHEMITHVAMATNPHIKNVLVIGAGDGGTVRELVKYPTIENIDMVEIDQMVVEVCMEYLPQTASKLTDPRVNLYYEDGLKFVRKKESEYDLIIVDSTDPFGPGEGLFTKEFYGNCYKALTDEGILVNQHESPFYEEDARGMKRAHQKIMGFFPISDVYQVHIPTYPSGHWLFGFASKKYDPIEDLDASAWNGLGLKTRYYNPKIHVGSFALPNYVKEQLKDVEPKH; translated from the coding sequence ATGAATTTATGGTTCACGGAACACCACTCGCCCAATGTGAAATTTTCCATCAAAGTGGATAAACACCTCTATTCGGGCCAAAGTGATTTCCAGAAGATCGACATTTTACAGACGCCTGAATTCGGTCGGGTTTTAACATTGGACGGGCTCGTCATGTGTACGGAAAAAGACGAGTTCATCTACCATGAAATGATCACACATGTGGCGATGGCGACAAACCCGCATATTAAGAATGTTCTCGTCATCGGTGCTGGAGATGGCGGAACGGTGCGGGAATTGGTGAAGTACCCAACCATCGAAAACATCGACATGGTGGAAATCGATCAAATGGTCGTCGAGGTGTGCATGGAATACTTGCCGCAAACTGCTTCCAAATTGACCGATCCCCGAGTGAACTTGTATTACGAAGATGGATTGAAATTCGTCCGGAAGAAAGAGAGTGAATACGACCTGATCATCGTCGATTCAACCGATCCATTCGGTCCGGGGGAAGGTCTGTTTACGAAAGAATTTTATGGGAATTGTTATAAGGCACTGACGGATGAAGGGATACTGGTCAATCAGCATGAAAGTCCTTTCTATGAGGAAGATGCGCGGGGCATGAAGCGTGCCCATCAAAAGATTATGGGATTCTTCCCGATTTCCGACGTCTATCAAGTGCATATTCCGACCTATCCATCCGGCCATTGGCTATTCGGCTTCGCTTCGAAGAAGTATGATCCGATCGAGGATCTGGATGCCTCTGCATGGAACGGCCTGGGTCTGAAAACGCGATATTATAATCCGAAGATCCACGTTGGTTCGTTTGCTCTCCCAAACTATGTAAAGGAGCAATTGAAAGATGTTGAACCGAAACATTGA
- the speD gene encoding adenosylmethionine decarboxylase, with product MENKLKLYGFNNLTKTLSFNIYDVSYAKSEREQKDYIAYIDEQYNSERLTKILYNVTEIIGAHVLNVSKQDYDPQGASVTILITEESIPVGLIDESCNRGEMNILKTRDSVVGHLDKSHVTVHTYPEYHPDNSIATFRVDIEVSTCGEISPLRALDYLIGSFDSDIITTDYRVRGFTRNDQGKKLFMDHKMTSIQDYIDSETLQKYDAIDVNVYQSNIFHTKLLIKDIDLQNYLFNTDVYEIPPKERLRITNNLRKEMIEIFSGSNIYDEN from the coding sequence TTGGAAAATAAGCTGAAATTGTACGGCTTTAACAACCTCACCAAAACACTTAGCTTTAACATCTATGATGTGAGCTATGCAAAAAGTGAGCGGGAGCAGAAGGATTATATTGCCTATATCGATGAGCAATACAACTCTGAACGATTGACGAAAATCCTATATAATGTGACGGAAATTATCGGAGCTCATGTGTTGAATGTGAGCAAGCAGGATTATGATCCGCAAGGTGCAAGCGTGACGATCTTGATCACGGAGGAATCGATTCCAGTCGGACTGATCGACGAATCATGCAACCGCGGGGAGATGAACATTCTGAAAACCCGGGATTCCGTCGTCGGTCATCTCGATAAAAGCCATGTCACCGTCCACACGTATCCTGAATATCACCCAGACAATTCGATCGCTACCTTCCGGGTGGATATCGAAGTTTCAACATGCGGTGAAATATCGCCGTTGAGAGCACTCGATTATCTGATTGGGAGCTTCGATTCGGATATTATCACAACCGATTATCGGGTTCGAGGATTCACAAGGAACGATCAAGGGAAAAAGCTATTTATGGATCATAAGATGACATCGATCCAGGATTATATCGATAGCGAAACATTACAGAAATACGATGCGATCGATGTGAATGTGTATCAATCCAACATCTTTCACACCAAGCTGTTGATCAAAGATATTGATCTCCAGAATTACTTGTTCAATACGGACGTCTATGAAATCCCGCCGAAGGAAAGACTCCGCATTACGAATAATTTACGCAAAGAAATGATTGAGATTTTCAGCGGATCCAATATATATGATGAAAATTGA
- a CDS encoding amino acid ABC transporter permease, protein MNFDIQYMLQVFPTLIKYIPLTLGLAVVSMIFAIFIGLIMALITKYKVPVLYQLTAVILSFFRAIPMLALLFLIYFGLPQIIPSLSILNAVTAAIIGLSMKNAAYLAEIFRAAINSVDEGQLEACHSIGMTKFQAMVRIVLPQAVRNAVPATGNIFIGLVKETSLAFTLGVAEIFAQGKMMASASLNYFETYLAVALIYWMLTIIYTFLQGMLERRLNKPYEV, encoded by the coding sequence ATGAATTTTGATATCCAATACATGTTGCAAGTGTTCCCGACTTTAATTAAATACATCCCGCTGACATTGGGACTAGCTGTCGTATCGATGATTTTTGCAATATTCATCGGATTGATCATGGCATTGATCACCAAATACAAGGTGCCGGTGCTCTACCAATTGACGGCCGTCATCCTCTCGTTTTTCCGGGCCATTCCGATGCTCGCTTTGCTATTCCTTATTTACTTTGGATTGCCTCAGATCATTCCGTCGCTGTCCATCTTGAATGCGGTGACAGCCGCCATCATCGGCTTAAGTATGAAAAACGCAGCGTATTTGGCTGAAATCTTTCGGGCTGCCATCAATTCGGTTGATGAAGGGCAGCTGGAGGCTTGTCATTCCATCGGGATGACAAAGTTCCAGGCGATGGTTCGGATTGTGTTGCCCCAAGCGGTACGAAATGCGGTGCCGGCAACCGGGAATATTTTCATCGGCTTGGTGAAGGAGACTTCCTTGGCCTTCACATTAGGGGTCGCCGAAATTTTCGCCCAAGGGAAAATGATGGCTTCCGCCTCCCTGAATTATTTTGAAACCTATTTGGCTGTGGCTTTGATTTATTGGATGCTCACGATTATTTACACCTTCTTGCAAGGGATGTTGGAGCGTCGGTTGAATAAGCCGTATGAAGTGTAG
- a CDS encoding saccharopine dehydrogenase family protein, whose amino-acid sequence MGKALIIGAGGVASVVVHKCVQVPDVFEEICIASRTKSKCDALKEKLDGGRTKIQTAQVDADNVPELVALINDFKPDIVINVALPYQDLTIMDACLETGVHYLDTANYEPLDTAKFEYKWQWAYKEKFEKAGLTALLGSGFDPGVTGVFSAYAQKHYFDEIHQIDIVDANAGDHGYPFATNFNPEINIREITANGRYWEDGEFIETEPLELKRVYDLPEIGPKDVYLLYHEELESLAKNIKGIKKIRFWMTFSEKYLTHLRVLENVGMTSIEPIEFEGQQIVPLQFLKAVLPDPASLGPRTKGKTNIGCIFQGVKDGEEKTYYVYNICDHQECYREVGSQAISYTTGVPAMIGAMMILTGKWKKPGVYNVEEFDPDPFMEALNEYGLPWQEDFNPVLID is encoded by the coding sequence ATGGGTAAAGCTTTAATTATCGGAGCTGGCGGAGTCGCTAGCGTTGTGGTCCACAAATGTGTTCAAGTGCCGGATGTGTTCGAGGAAATTTGCATCGCGAGCCGGACGAAATCCAAATGTGATGCATTGAAAGAGAAATTGGACGGCGGCCGGACGAAAATCCAGACGGCGCAAGTCGATGCGGATAACGTGCCCGAATTAGTGGCGCTGATCAATGATTTCAAGCCGGATATCGTCATCAATGTCGCGCTTCCTTACCAAGACTTGACAATTATGGACGCTTGTCTTGAAACAGGCGTGCATTATTTGGATACAGCCAACTACGAGCCGCTCGATACGGCGAAATTCGAATACAAATGGCAGTGGGCTTATAAAGAGAAGTTCGAGAAAGCAGGCCTCACCGCATTACTCGGCAGCGGCTTCGACCCTGGCGTAACAGGCGTCTTCTCCGCCTATGCGCAAAAACACTATTTCGATGAAATCCATCAAATCGATATCGTCGACGCCAATGCAGGAGACCACGGCTATCCATTCGCCACAAACTTCAACCCGGAAATCAACATCCGTGAAATTACGGCAAACGGACGTTACTGGGAAGATGGCGAGTTCATCGAAACGGAACCGCTGGAATTGAAACGCGTCTACGATCTGCCTGAAATCGGTCCGAAAGATGTGTACTTGCTGTATCATGAAGAATTGGAGTCCTTGGCAAAAAACATCAAAGGCATCAAGAAGATCCGCTTCTGGATGACGTTCTCCGAAAAATATTTGACGCATCTGCGCGTTCTTGAAAATGTCGGCATGACGTCCATCGAACCGATCGAATTCGAAGGCCAGCAAATCGTGCCGCTGCAGTTTCTGAAAGCAGTGCTGCCGGATCCTGCGTCCCTCGGACCGCGCACAAAAGGAAAAACGAACATCGGCTGTATTTTCCAAGGCGTGAAAGACGGCGAAGAGAAAACGTATTATGTCTATAACATTTGCGACCACCAAGAATGTTACCGCGAAGTCGGCTCCCAAGCGATTTCCTATACAACTGGCGTACCGGCCATGATCGGTGCGATGATGATCTTGACGGGCAAATGGAAGAAACCCGGCGTTTACAATGTAGAGGAATTCGATCCGGATCCATTCATGGAAGCGTTGAATGAATACGGCCTGCCATGGCAAGAAGATTTCAATCCTGTATTGATTGACTAA
- a CDS encoding cell division protein FtsK translates to MSKRNRNGLSDEELEYIDSLPKQNPYGLVAMVLGGLSFIFGPVYGFIPIISILFCLLSYRTFDKEKEDNPWTFYIGLMLSIIGLVMFIRGEVHQLIV, encoded by the coding sequence TTGAGCAAGAGAAATAGAAATGGTTTGTCTGATGAGGAACTAGAGTATATTGATAGCTTACCGAAGCAAAATCCATATGGGTTGGTGGCGATGGTACTTGGCGGCCTTTCCTTCATATTCGGTCCGGTTTATGGGTTTATTCCCATCATATCAATCCTTTTTTGCCTTTTAAGCTATAGGACATTCGACAAAGAAAAAGAGGATAACCCTTGGACATTTTACATAGGTTTGATGTTGTCAATAATTGGCCTTGTTATGTTCATCCGGGGAGAAGTCCATCAATTAATCGTATGA
- a CDS encoding universal stress protein gives MGKSIIVPIDGSEAALKVIPYAIELAELYGDEIQLLNIQPALKELGYPAIKKAGEVLTNSQVPYSAKIRIGIAAMEIVAESRSPQVRYVVMAIGKGREEAIGSVSKHVLKLATCPVVLVPEHAE, from the coding sequence GTGGGAAAAAGCATAATCGTGCCGATTGACGGATCGGAAGCTGCATTGAAGGTGATTCCGTACGCTATCGAATTGGCGGAGTTATATGGAGATGAAATCCAACTGTTGAACATTCAACCGGCACTAAAAGAGTTGGGATATCCGGCCATCAAAAAAGCGGGCGAGGTACTGACGAATTCACAAGTGCCCTATTCCGCGAAAATCCGGATTGGTATTGCCGCAATGGAAATCGTGGCGGAGTCGAGGAGTCCGCAAGTCCGTTACGTCGTGATGGCGATCGGGAAGGGGAGGGAAGAAGCGATTGGCAGCGTCAGCAAGCATGTACTGAAACTAGCGACCTGTCCTGTTGTCCTTGTGCCCGAACATGCAGAGTGA
- a CDS encoding sensor domain-containing diguanylate cyclase, translating to MSIERLFQRFDISTLKGRLRFWFICMIAVLVLLASIPFFLVGKTHKREDARQVISKMIDLQQVVVGDWFVDRLADIRFISELPSIRDGDTNKTEEALRAFHDNHSEFSGIVYVNRAGKTVIGTKGAGEVDVSDRDYYLKAKQGKAYISDMLIGRQSNEPIIIFSAPVYDYSGTFLGLIFGSVPIRTINEIMAQFHDDNQETYLVNRDGTLITESRQGQIGEKLDSAIFRRALEDEPPAKHFYTNQNGDSVLGDYRWVPQNQWLIIGEISKDKIYNPFYRMALLFSMVILLVVFAGYTLMIWVARQIEEPIQDVLVGTREIGKGNYAYRVNRDSYSRSATELQQLCKDFNSMSDLIESHIDSIAVSEERFRLITEYSSDMITIHDLRGDYLYVSAAGKEILHYDDAEMIGMSGYHFIHPDDINMIQRKHATLLETGYVVSTYRIRRKDGEYIWFESAIRSLEGKKDEESQLIIVSRNITERKMVEQQLQDANELLQELSMKDGLVGVGNRRAFDGQLADKWNHAISHGTPLSLIMLDIDYFKPYNDTYGHQLGDDCLRKVATAIDEVLKTTGQKVFRYGGEEFSILLPETDQAGAREIAEQIRRTVEGLQIPHIGSKIADFVTISLGVATTIPTADDMTPDFIEAADRALYKAKLNGRNCVSFSDSIGK from the coding sequence ATGTCTATTGAGCGTCTATTTCAACGATTCGATATCTCCACTTTAAAAGGAAGACTGCGTTTTTGGTTCATTTGCATGATTGCGGTATTGGTCCTTCTTGCGTCCATTCCGTTTTTCTTGGTAGGGAAAACCCATAAACGGGAGGATGCCCGCCAGGTTATCAGCAAGATGATCGATCTTCAGCAAGTCGTCGTCGGGGATTGGTTCGTTGATAGGTTGGCGGATATCCGATTCATCTCCGAATTGCCATCCATACGGGATGGTGATACGAATAAAACGGAGGAAGCGCTGCGCGCGTTTCACGATAATCACTCCGAATTCAGTGGTATCGTTTATGTCAACCGAGCCGGAAAAACCGTCATTGGTACGAAAGGAGCCGGCGAGGTGGATGTATCCGACCGGGATTATTATCTGAAAGCGAAACAAGGGAAAGCGTACATTTCAGATATGCTCATCGGTCGTCAATCGAACGAGCCAATCATCATTTTCTCAGCCCCTGTCTATGATTACTCAGGCACCTTCCTAGGATTGATATTCGGATCCGTGCCTATTCGAACAATTAATGAGATCATGGCGCAATTCCATGATGACAACCAGGAGACGTATCTCGTCAACCGGGATGGGACACTGATCACCGAATCACGGCAAGGGCAGATTGGCGAAAAATTGGATTCTGCCATCTTTCGTAGGGCATTGGAGGATGAGCCCCCGGCCAAGCATTTTTATACGAACCAGAATGGCGATAGCGTGCTTGGGGATTATCGATGGGTACCGCAAAATCAGTGGTTGATCATCGGGGAAATTTCCAAGGATAAAATTTATAATCCCTTTTATCGAATGGCCTTGTTGTTCTCAATGGTCATCCTCCTTGTCGTTTTTGCTGGGTACACTTTGATGATTTGGGTAGCCCGCCAAATTGAAGAGCCGATCCAAGATGTACTCGTCGGAACGAGGGAAATCGGGAAAGGGAATTATGCCTATCGCGTAAATCGAGACTCTTACAGCAGGAGTGCGACAGAACTGCAACAGCTGTGCAAGGACTTCAATAGTATGAGCGATTTGATTGAAAGCCATATCGATTCAATCGCTGTGAGTGAGGAACGTTTCCGCTTGATTACGGAGTATTCGAGCGATATGATCACTATCCATGATTTGCGCGGGGACTATTTGTATGTGTCCGCTGCCGGTAAAGAAATCTTGCACTACGATGATGCCGAGATGATCGGGATGAGTGGCTATCATTTCATTCACCCGGATGATATTAACATGATCCAACGTAAACATGCCACGTTGCTGGAAACGGGCTATGTCGTTTCCACCTATCGGATCCGGCGGAAAGACGGAGAGTATATCTGGTTTGAATCTGCCATCCGCTCCTTGGAAGGCAAAAAGGACGAGGAATCCCAATTGATCATCGTCTCGCGCAATATTACCGAAAGGAAAATGGTCGAGCAACAATTGCAGGATGCCAATGAACTGCTACAAGAATTGTCGATGAAAGACGGGTTGGTCGGTGTAGGGAACCGACGGGCGTTTGACGGACAATTGGCGGACAAATGGAATCATGCGATATCGCACGGAACCCCACTCTCGTTGATCATGCTCGATATTGATTATTTCAAACCGTACAATGATACATACGGCCATCAGCTAGGGGACGATTGCTTGCGGAAAGTGGCAACGGCGATTGATGAGGTATTGAAAACAACGGGACAGAAAGTGTTCCGGTATGGCGGAGAAGAATTCAGCATTCTTTTGCCGGAAACCGATCAAGCGGGCGCGAGGGAAATTGCGGAACAAATCCGGAGAACGGTGGAGGGTTTACAGATTCCGCATATCGGTTCCAAGATTGCGGATTTTGTGACCATCAGCTTAGGGGTCGCCACCACAATCCCCACAGCGGACGACATGACACCAGATTTCATAGAAGCCGCTGATCGGGCGCTTTATAAAGCGAAATTGAATGGCCGGAATTGTGTCAGCTTCTCTGACTCTATTGGGAAGTAA
- a CDS encoding amino acid ABC transporter substrate-binding protein, whose translation MRKHHRKVLLTLFSIILLLAVAACGKKDEGTSTSAEAEEKVLKVGTTGLVYPFSFKENDTLQGFDVEVMEKVAEKLGYEIQWQLSDFSGLMGQLETGKIDTVANQVAVNAERQEKFNFTGPYAYDGSQILVREDNNDVQSVEDLKGKTVAAVLGSNHAKNLENADTSGEVNIKTYEAHDGTLHEVEFGRVDAYVSGRNILSAELGKIDLPLKMVGEPITIEQVAFPFVKKEENDALIEEINKAINELREDGSLKEISDKYFEEDITVEISN comes from the coding sequence ATGAGAAAGCATCATCGTAAAGTCCTACTTACACTCTTCTCAATCATTCTGCTGCTGGCGGTCGCAGCTTGTGGAAAGAAAGACGAAGGAACGAGCACTTCAGCAGAAGCCGAAGAAAAAGTATTGAAAGTCGGAACTACTGGACTAGTCTATCCATTCTCTTTTAAAGAAAACGATACATTGCAAGGATTCGATGTGGAAGTTATGGAAAAGGTCGCTGAAAAATTAGGATATGAAATCCAATGGCAACTCTCCGATTTTAGCGGATTGATGGGCCAACTGGAAACCGGCAAAATCGATACAGTCGCCAATCAGGTCGCTGTCAATGCAGAACGCCAAGAGAAATTCAATTTTACTGGTCCCTACGCATATGACGGATCGCAAATTTTAGTACGGGAAGATAATAACGACGTCCAGTCCGTCGAAGACCTGAAAGGGAAAACGGTAGCGGCAGTCTTGGGCTCTAACCATGCAAAAAATTTGGAAAACGCCGACACTTCCGGTGAAGTGAACATTAAGACATACGAGGCGCATGATGGCACGCTTCATGAAGTCGAATTTGGACGTGTCGATGCGTATGTGAGCGGACGGAATATCCTTTCTGCGGAACTCGGGAAAATTGATCTGCCATTGAAAATGGTCGGCGAGCCGATCACGATTGAACAAGTTGCATTCCCATTCGTGAAAAAGGAAGAAAATGACGCACTCATCGAAGAGATCAACAAAGCTATCAACGAATTACGCGAAGATGGCTCACTGAAGGAAATTTCTGATAAATATTTCGAAGAAGATATTACAGTCGAGATAAGTAATTGA